From Tautonia plasticadhaerens, the proteins below share one genomic window:
- a CDS encoding protein kinase domain-containing protein: MTTVQLDEEAIYHVARLITDPEARDAYLRQVCGDDVARRDRLDALLRVCDLEPSFLEPLPVDATAELTGPAEREGAAIGPYTLLEAIGEGGMGTVYMADQTEPVRRRVALKVIKPGMDTEQVVARFEAERQALAQMDHPNIAKVHDGGMTPSGRPYFAMELVRGLPITEYCDQHELSIPERLELFVLVCRAVQHAHQKGVIHRDLKPSNVLVTVVDGVGVPKVIDFGIAKATGQALTEKTLFTGFHQFVGTPLYVSPEQAEMSGVDVDTRSDIYSLGVLLYELLTGTTPFDPETLRQAAFDEMRRIIREEEPPRPSMRLSSLGETLTSVSAQRKADPRRLGGSMKGELDWLVMKALEKDRCRRYETANDFAADVMRYLTDRPVEAFPPSAWYRFTKFARRNQLAILAGSVVVLSLVAGTAVSTWQGFRAAEAERHANADRLRADKRSQLARRAVDEMYEQVAEKWLADQPNLTALQREFLEKAQAIYEQLAAEQADDPATRLDVALARLKVGRIGIAMGRFDEAAGTLRRAIDECRALVDRIPHEPRYRHALGRCLRQLGFLHSSLQQYREAEPFYRLAIGQFERLAAEHPADLEYRKDLAIAYQNLANSTDREEDSSRAVELCESVLAEAPKDVVARDTLALALMTRAGILKTTHITEESDASVDLRWLGEAERLDRRVVELQEGLLADGSTQPVPTPYLRTSLAITLINLHNTQHALNRPDDAIATMRRAESLLEDLVNDYPEHLEHHQTLAGCLLNLASTLHRDGQEAEADEATRRGVELAESILREHPEISRKPSLAYYLALAADRYSVSPDGPFYDPARALKLARRAVELQPAQAGLAWESLGWASYRAGEWKCCIESLEKRESYPREGDFFAAMAHWRLDDAAKAREVFARADATLAADEKRSKPGRYPDVAMRRQIRAEAAGLLGIDHGESDAGRPVPKPQ, encoded by the coding sequence ATGACCACCGTCCAGCTCGACGAGGAGGCGATCTACCACGTCGCCCGCCTCATCACCGATCCCGAGGCGAGAGACGCCTATCTCCGCCAGGTCTGCGGCGATGACGTGGCCCGACGAGATCGCCTCGACGCGCTGCTCCGTGTTTGCGACCTGGAGCCGAGCTTCCTCGAACCCCTCCCGGTCGACGCCACGGCCGAGCTGACCGGCCCAGCCGAGCGGGAAGGTGCGGCCATTGGCCCCTACACGCTGCTGGAGGCCATCGGCGAGGGGGGCATGGGCACCGTCTACATGGCTGATCAGACCGAGCCCGTCCGCCGCCGCGTGGCGTTGAAGGTCATCAAGCCGGGCATGGACACCGAGCAGGTCGTTGCCCGGTTCGAGGCCGAGCGCCAGGCCCTGGCGCAGATGGACCACCCGAATATCGCCAAGGTCCACGACGGCGGGATGACCCCCTCAGGCCGCCCCTACTTCGCCATGGAGCTGGTCCGGGGCCTACCCATCACCGAGTATTGCGACCAGCACGAGCTCTCCATCCCCGAGCGGCTGGAGCTGTTCGTGCTCGTCTGCCGGGCCGTGCAGCACGCCCACCAGAAGGGGGTCATCCACCGCGACCTCAAGCCGTCCAACGTGCTGGTCACCGTCGTCGACGGCGTCGGGGTGCCCAAGGTCATCGACTTCGGCATCGCCAAGGCAACCGGCCAGGCGCTGACCGAGAAGACGCTCTTCACCGGCTTCCACCAGTTCGTCGGCACGCCCCTGTATGTCAGCCCCGAGCAGGCCGAGATGTCGGGCGTCGATGTCGACACCCGCAGCGACATCTACAGCCTGGGCGTGCTGCTCTACGAGCTGCTGACCGGCACGACACCGTTCGACCCGGAGACGCTAAGACAAGCCGCCTTCGATGAGATGCGTCGGATCATCCGCGAGGAGGAGCCTCCGCGCCCCAGCATGCGGCTGAGCTCTCTGGGTGAAACCCTCACGTCCGTCTCGGCCCAGCGCAAGGCCGACCCGAGGCGGCTCGGCGGGTCGATGAAGGGAGAACTCGACTGGCTGGTGATGAAGGCGCTGGAGAAGGACCGCTGTCGGCGCTACGAGACGGCCAACGACTTCGCCGCCGACGTGATGCGGTACCTCACCGACCGGCCGGTCGAGGCGTTCCCGCCGTCAGCTTGGTATCGGTTCACGAAGTTCGCGCGGCGGAACCAACTGGCGATTCTCGCGGGGTCGGTTGTCGTCCTGAGCCTCGTCGCGGGCACCGCCGTCAGCACCTGGCAGGGGTTCCGGGCCGCCGAGGCGGAGCGCCACGCCAACGCCGACCGTCTGCGGGCGGACAAACGCTCTCAACTGGCCCGGCGCGCCGTGGACGAGATGTACGAGCAGGTTGCCGAGAAGTGGCTGGCCGATCAGCCGAATCTGACCGCCCTGCAGCGTGAGTTCCTGGAGAAGGCCCAGGCGATCTACGAGCAACTCGCCGCGGAGCAGGCCGACGACCCGGCGACGAGACTCGATGTCGCGCTCGCCCGCCTGAAGGTCGGTCGGATTGGCATCGCGATGGGCCGTTTCGACGAGGCGGCGGGGACCCTCCGCCGGGCGATCGACGAGTGCCGGGCGCTGGTCGACCGCATCCCCCATGAGCCTCGCTATCGCCACGCGCTCGGTCGTTGCCTGCGACAGCTCGGCTTCCTCCATTCCAGTCTCCAGCAGTATCGCGAGGCCGAGCCGTTCTATCGCCTCGCCATCGGGCAGTTCGAGCGGCTGGCCGCCGAGCATCCCGCGGACCTGGAGTACCGGAAGGACCTGGCGATCGCGTACCAGAACCTCGCTAATTCGACCGACCGGGAGGAGGACTCCAGCCGAGCCGTCGAGCTCTGCGAATCGGTGCTCGCGGAGGCCCCGAAGGACGTCGTCGCTCGGGACACCCTCGCCCTCGCGCTAATGACCAGGGCGGGCATCCTCAAAACCACCCACATCACCGAGGAGAGCGACGCCTCGGTGGATTTACGGTGGCTCGGCGAGGCGGAACGGCTGGACCGGCGCGTCGTGGAACTCCAGGAAGGCCTCCTAGCCGACGGCTCAACCCAGCCGGTCCCGACGCCGTACCTGCGGACCAGCCTGGCCATCACGCTGATCAACCTCCACAACACCCAGCACGCCCTGAATCGGCCCGACGACGCGATCGCCACCATGCGGCGTGCCGAGTCCCTGCTTGAGGACCTCGTAAACGACTACCCCGAGCACCTGGAACACCACCAGACGCTGGCCGGGTGCCTCCTAAATCTCGCGAGCACACTCCACCGGGACGGGCAAGAGGCCGAGGCTGACGAGGCGACCCGTCGCGGCGTCGAACTGGCGGAGTCCATTCTCCGCGAGCATCCGGAGATCAGCCGCAAGCCCTCGCTGGCCTACTACCTTGCCCTTGCGGCCGACCGCTACTCCGTCTCGCCCGACGGGCCGTTCTACGACCCGGCCCGTGCCCTGAAGCTGGCCCGCCGGGCGGTCGAACTCCAGCCCGCCCAGGCCGGCCTCGCCTGGGAATCGCTCGGATGGGCTTCGTACCGAGCGGGGGAGTGGAAGTGCTGCATCGAGTCCCTGGAGAAGCGGGAGAGCTACCCCCGCGAGGGCGACTTCTTCGCCGCGATGGCCCACTGGCGGCTGGACGACGCGGCCAAGGCCCGCGAAGTCTTCGCGCGGGCGGACGCAACGCTGGCGGCCGACGAGAAGCGATCGAAGCCGGGCCGTTACCCCGACGTCGCGATGCGACGCCAAATCCGGGCCGAGGCGGCTGGATTGCTCGGCATCGACCACGGAGAGTCCGACGCCGGACGACCTGTCCCGAAGCCGCAGTGA
- a CDS encoding recombinase family protein, which yields MRIGYARVSTDEQSLDLQLDALKKAGCKRVFTDRASAVKGDRTGLADAVSHLRSGDVLVVWKLDRLGRTVKGLVEFVSDLQERGVQFRSLTDGIDTTTPAGRFFFHLMASLAQMERELLAERTRAGLDAARRRGRVGGRRRRMTPGKVESARKLLGGGMPPRDVARNLGVSVPTLYRWVPASSR from the coding sequence ATGCGGATCGGCTATGCCCGGGTCTCCACCGACGAGCAGTCGCTCGACCTCCAGCTCGATGCCCTGAAGAAGGCCGGTTGCAAGCGGGTCTTCACCGACAGGGCGTCGGCCGTGAAGGGGGACCGTACCGGACTGGCGGACGCTGTGTCCCACCTCCGGTCCGGCGACGTGCTCGTGGTCTGGAAGCTGGACCGCCTGGGGCGCACCGTGAAGGGGCTGGTCGAGTTCGTGTCCGACCTGCAAGAGCGAGGCGTCCAGTTCCGTAGTCTCACCGACGGTATCGATACCACGACGCCGGCGGGGCGGTTCTTCTTCCACCTCATGGCGTCGCTGGCGCAGATGGAGCGGGAGCTGCTGGCCGAGCGCACCCGGGCGGGGCTGGACGCGGCGCGGCGGCGGGGCCGGGTCGGCGGGCGCAGGCGGCGGATGACGCCGGGCAAGGTGGAATCCGCCCGCAAGCTGCTCGGGGGCGGCATGCCGCCCCGGGATGTGGCCCGGAACCTCGGCGTCTCGGTCCCGACGCTCTACCGATGGGTGCCCGCGTCGAGCCGGTGA
- a CDS encoding IS630 family transposase (programmed frameshift), producing the protein MKKYIVTLTADERQALLDLISAGKASALKLAHARILLKADAAEGGPAWPDDRIAEAVEVSVATIERVRQRFVEQGLEAALVRKTQARPSRQRALDGRAEAKLIALACSEPPDGRKAWTMRLLADKLVELEIVPSISDETVRRSLKKGELRPHLKQQWCIPPEANAEFVAAMEDVLEVYHRPYDETRPLVCLDEASKQLIGETVVPIPAAPGRLERFDHEYVRNGTANLFMVTMPLLGWRAVHVTERRTALDFAEVVRWLVEEVHEEAEKVVLVMDNLNTHKIASLYEAFPPERARRIAGKLEIHHTPKHGSWLNMAEIELSVLARQCLDRRIGSSEELKREVAAWEEDRNERMVGIRWQFTTADARIKLHRLYPATQ; encoded by the exons ATGAAGAAGTACATCGTGACGCTCACCGCCGACGAACGCCAGGCCCTCCTCGATCTCATCTCCGCCGGCAAGGCCTCCGCTCTGAAACTGGCCCATGCCCGCATCCTCCTCAAGGCTGATGCCGCCGAGGGCGGGCCCGCCTGGCCCGACGACCGCATCGCCGAGGCCGTCGAGGTCTCTGTCGCCACCATCGAGCGGGTCCGCCAGCGGTTCGTCGAGCAGGGCCTGGAGGCCGCCCTGGTCCGCAAGACGCAGGCCCGTCCCAGCCGCCAGCGGGCCCTCGACGGCCGGGCCGAGGCGAAGTTGATCGCCCTGGCCTGCTCGGAGCCCCCCGACGGCCGCAAGGCCTGGACGATGCGATTGCTGGCCGACAAGCTCGTCGAGTTGGAGATCGTCCCCTCGATCTCCGACGAGACGGTGCGCCGCTCTTTGAAAAAAG GCGAACTGAGGCCGCATCTGAAGCAGCAGTGGTGCATCCCGCCGGAGGCGAACGCCGAGTTCGTGGCGGCGATGGAGGACGTGCTGGAGGTCTACCACCGGCCCTACGACGAGACGCGACCGCTGGTCTGCCTCGACGAGGCGAGCAAGCAACTGATCGGCGAGACGGTCGTGCCGATCCCGGCAGCGCCAGGGCGGCTCGAGCGGTTCGATCACGAATACGTCCGCAACGGGACGGCCAACCTGTTCATGGTGACGATGCCGCTGCTGGGGTGGCGTGCGGTCCACGTCACCGAGCGTCGGACGGCGTTGGACTTCGCCGAGGTGGTGCGTTGGCTGGTGGAGGAGGTGCACGAGGAGGCGGAGAAGGTCGTGCTGGTGATGGACAACCTGAACACGCACAAGATCGCCTCGCTGTACGAGGCGTTCCCGCCGGAGCGGGCCCGTCGGATCGCCGGGAAGTTGGAGATCCACCACACGCCGAAGCACGGGAGTTGGCTGAACATGGCGGAGATCGAGCTGTCGGTGCTGGCGAGGCAGTGCCTGGACCGGCGGATCGGGTCGAGCGAGGAACTGAAGCGGGAGGTCGCGGCGTGGGAGGAGGACCGCAACGAGCGGATGGTGGGCATTCGGTGGCAGTTCACCACGGCGGATGCCCGGATCAAACTGCACCGACTATACCCGGCAACTCAATAG
- a CDS encoding Y-family DNA polymerase, which yields MKRQGPIGHVDADCYYVAAERVRHAHLAGLPVGVLGNQGACVIAKSYEMKAAGVGTGMPIWDAMALCPEGV from the coding sequence ATGAAGCGCCAAGGGCCGATCGGGCACGTCGACGCCGATTGTTATTACGTCGCCGCCGAGCGGGTGCGCCACGCGCACCTCGCCGGCTTGCCCGTCGGCGTGCTCGGCAACCAGGGCGCCTGCGTCATCGCCAAGAGCTACGAGATGAAGGCCGCCGGCGTCGGCACCGGCATGCCCATCTGGGACGCCATGGCCCTCTGCCCCGAAGGGGTCTAG
- a CDS encoding ECF-type sigma factor, whose protein sequence is MNDITRILSAIEQGDARAAERLLPLVYDELRKLAARKLAREKPGQTLQATALVHEAFLRLVGTDQARPWDGRGHFFAAAAEAMRRILVENARRKAGPQAGGNRQRVDLDAVQPIVMDARVDLIALDEALTALEARDRRKADLVRLRFFAGLTIPQAAELLGISVATANNDWSYARSWLRVAMLGDDPEDAPA, encoded by the coding sequence ATGAACGACATCACCCGCATTCTCTCGGCCATCGAACAGGGCGACGCCCGGGCGGCCGAGCGGCTCCTGCCCCTGGTCTACGACGAGCTGCGCAAGCTGGCCGCCCGGAAGCTGGCACGCGAGAAACCCGGCCAGACCCTCCAGGCCACGGCCCTGGTCCACGAGGCGTTTTTGAGGCTGGTCGGGACCGATCAGGCCCGGCCCTGGGACGGCCGGGGGCACTTCTTCGCCGCGGCGGCCGAGGCCATGCGTCGCATCCTTGTCGAGAACGCCCGCCGCAAGGCCGGCCCCCAGGCTGGAGGCAATCGCCAGCGGGTCGACCTCGACGCGGTTCAGCCCATCGTCATGGACGCCCGCGTCGACCTGATTGCCCTGGACGAGGCCCTCACCGCGCTGGAGGCCCGGGACCGCCGCAAGGCCGACCTCGTCCGGCTTCGCTTCTTCGCCGGACTGACCATTCCCCAGGCCGCCGAGCTGCTCGGCATCTCCGTCGCCACGGCCAACAACGACTGGTCCTACGCCCGGAGCTGGCTCCGCGTCGCCATGCTCGGCGACGACCCGGAGGACGCCCCGGCCTGA
- a CDS encoding ParB/RepB/Spo0J family partition protein, giving the protein MNDSKREQYLKKYGGELASSLGQGRAPGVPAGMAQPTGGLPAKAVGVGRDAGAHAIEIGRIAPDPEQPRRSFDEEALDRLAASLKQRGQLQNIVVFWSEDLGSYVIISGERRYRAAQRAGLPTLRCKILDRRPDDDERLGLQLIENCVREDLAPIERARAFRRLLDATGWSHERLAEELHITQFTVSTALKLLELPEAVQARVEAGDLAPRVAYEVSKLGEAEAQVALAERIVADGLTRDEVVAEVQAIKAERPRGRGASSGQTAKGKAKSRGLRLVTKRVFKAAGARATIERAKGIDSDVLRAIAQEILASLVRNGGATASDTPTSERTESRLESTDPSEDDDEQGSGVAA; this is encoded by the coding sequence ATGAACGACTCGAAGCGGGAGCAGTACCTGAAGAAGTACGGCGGCGAGCTGGCGTCGAGCCTGGGCCAGGGGCGGGCCCCCGGGGTGCCGGCCGGCATGGCGCAGCCCACCGGCGGCCTGCCGGCCAAGGCCGTCGGGGTCGGCCGGGATGCCGGCGCCCACGCCATCGAAATCGGCCGGATTGCCCCCGACCCCGAGCAGCCGCGCCGCTCCTTCGATGAGGAGGCCCTCGACCGGCTCGCGGCGTCGCTCAAGCAGCGGGGGCAGTTGCAGAACATCGTGGTCTTCTGGTCCGAGGACCTCGGCAGCTACGTCATCATCTCGGGTGAGCGGCGCTACCGGGCCGCCCAGCGGGCCGGCCTGCCGACGCTGCGGTGCAAGATCTTGGACCGCCGTCCCGACGACGACGAGCGGTTGGGGCTGCAACTCATCGAAAACTGCGTGCGCGAGGATTTAGCGCCGATCGAGCGGGCCCGGGCCTTCCGCCGGCTCCTCGACGCGACCGGCTGGAGCCACGAGCGTCTGGCCGAGGAGCTGCACATCACCCAGTTCACCGTCTCCACGGCGCTCAAGCTGCTGGAGCTGCCCGAGGCCGTGCAAGCCCGCGTCGAGGCCGGGGATCTGGCCCCCCGGGTTGCTTATGAAGTCAGCAAGCTCGGCGAGGCCGAGGCCCAGGTTGCGCTGGCCGAGCGGATCGTAGCCGACGGTCTGACCCGCGACGAGGTGGTCGCCGAGGTCCAGGCGATCAAGGCCGAGCGGCCGCGGGGCAGGGGGGCGTCCTCCGGGCAGACGGCCAAGGGGAAGGCCAAGAGCAGGGGGCTGCGCCTCGTCACCAAGCGCGTCTTCAAGGCAGCCGGTGCCCGGGCAACCATCGAGCGGGCCAAGGGCATCGACTCCGACGTCCTGCGGGCCATCGCCCAGGAGATCCTGGCCAGCTTGGTCAGGAACGGCGGGGCGACGGCGTCGGACACCCCGACCTCCGAGCGAACAGAATCCCGCTTGGAGTCCACGGACCCGAGCGAGGACGATGACGAGCAGGGCAGTGGGGTCGCCGCCTGA
- a CDS encoding SOS response-associated peptidase: MPSWADDPSIGNRMINARAETVAGKPAFRSAFKHRRCLVPASGFFEWRAEGRTKTPHYFRREDDEPFAFAGLWERWSKGPAPVESVAIITTEPNDLVAPVHDRMPAILRPEDYAQRLDPEEQASDLHALLAPFPAGLMAAHPVGTLVGSPRVDRPECIEPVAS; the protein is encoded by the coding sequence ATCCCCTCCTGGGCGGACGACCCCTCGATCGGCAATCGGATGATCAACGCCCGGGCCGAGACCGTCGCCGGCAAGCCCGCCTTCCGCTCGGCCTTCAAGCACCGCCGGTGCCTCGTGCCCGCCTCGGGGTTCTTCGAGTGGCGGGCCGAGGGCAGGACCAAGACCCCCCATTACTTCCGCCGGGAGGACGACGAGCCGTTCGCCTTCGCCGGCTTGTGGGAACGCTGGTCGAAGGGCCCGGCGCCGGTCGAGAGCGTCGCCATCATCACCACCGAGCCCAACGACCTGGTCGCCCCGGTCCACGACCGGATGCCGGCGATCCTCCGCCCCGAGGACTACGCCCAGAGGCTCGACCCGGAGGAGCAGGCGTCGGACCTGCACGCGCTCCTGGCCCCATTCCCGGCCGGGCTGATGGCGGCCCATCCGGTCGGCACGCTCGTCGGCAGCCCGAGGGTCGACCGGCCCGAGTGCATCGAGCCGGTCGCCTCGTGA
- a CDS encoding ParA family protein codes for MSVVAMINEKGGVGKTSSCMHLGGAIARRGLRVMLVDNDPQCSLTKGLLGNEAARGLDPATTLYALYDELPMDADDLIRPTEFEGLSLLAGSAAAKRFNVPEPHLLPFDEQARLREGLRPLAAGFDITIIDSCPNLQYCTWSGLLAADAAIIPTQPELYGAQGLAEVRDWLALVEQGWGRPIPVAGVLVTMHNARRAMHKTFVELLGADTPELLEAVVPESADFPEAIAALRPIHWHKPRGAAARAMDAVADEILGRLAALGLGPEVAQVEQRSTGKEAA; via the coding sequence ATGTCCGTCGTGGCCATGATCAACGAGAAGGGCGGAGTCGGCAAAACGAGTAGTTGCATGCACTTAGGAGGAGCAATCGCCCGCCGCGGCCTCCGCGTGATGCTAGTCGACAACGACCCCCAGTGCAGCCTCACCAAGGGGCTGCTCGGCAACGAGGCGGCCCGCGGCCTCGACCCCGCGACGACCCTCTACGCCCTCTACGACGAACTCCCCATGGACGCGGACGACCTCATCCGGCCGACCGAGTTCGAGGGCCTCTCGCTGCTCGCCGGCTCGGCCGCAGCCAAGCGCTTCAACGTGCCGGAACCCCACCTGCTGCCGTTCGACGAGCAGGCACGGCTGCGCGAGGGGTTGAGGCCGCTGGCCGCGGGCTTCGACATCACGATCATCGACTCGTGCCCGAACCTCCAGTACTGCACCTGGTCGGGCCTCCTGGCCGCCGACGCGGCGATCATCCCGACGCAGCCCGAGCTGTACGGCGCCCAGGGGCTGGCCGAGGTCCGCGACTGGCTTGCCCTGGTCGAGCAAGGCTGGGGCCGGCCGATCCCCGTGGCCGGGGTGCTCGTGACCATGCACAACGCCCGCCGGGCGATGCACAAGACCTTCGTCGAGCTGCTGGGGGCCGACACGCCGGAGCTGCTGGAGGCGGTCGTCCCCGAGTCGGCCGACTTCCCCGAGGCGATCGCCGCGCTGCGGCCGATCCACTGGCACAAGCCCCGGGGCGCCGCGGCCCGCGCGATGGACGCCGTCGCCGACGAGATCCTCGGACGCCTGGCGGCCCTGGGGCTCGGGCCCGAGGTCGCGCAGGTCGAGCAGCGGAGCACCGGGAAGGAGGCGGCCTGA
- a CDS encoding DUF4158 domain-containing protein — translation MPTGFLTDAERERLDSSPAQVVPGDLDTYFTLTRSDRRQIPRTTSAANRLGFALQLGALRFLGFCPDDLSTIPEAVVAYVARQLDFAPGEMARYGRRGQTRTEHLRQIRSHLGFRKPTAGEMAQLESWLVDRALEHDRPTLLLQQACEHLLSIRIERPGVTQLERIVASARRRAQQQTCGRLAPILTKDCKARLDGLLTVDADIGRSSLAWLQQSATTYSPQMILATLEKRARCRQWGVDRWDVSALTPNRLKFLAQIARRSTNQALQRMPEQRRYPILVAFLYQTLIDLTDEALDLFDRCLAEAYHRAGRDLEDFRLSVARSTNEKVQLFREIGRAVLDPKVKDADLRRTIYRRITPDELRDAVEESDRIIRPLDDHYFDFLESRYTYLRQFTPEFIDAITFRSSGDPALIKAVDLLRQLNAERRRVLPDEAPLEFVPARWRPYVNDNPDPTKRRHYFELCVLWELRGALRAGDVWLAGSRRYADPQTYLIPREEWPGLRTEVCREIQAPEDGTDRLREREQELSGLLDRVEALLAKGGDVRMEGNDLVVSPLEAEQKSESTAELERLIDERLPLVELSELLIEVDGWTRFSDDFEHAGGTERRIREIRNHLYSSVLA, via the coding sequence GTGCCCACCGGGTTCCTCACCGACGCGGAACGTGAGCGGCTCGACAGCTCTCCCGCCCAGGTTGTTCCCGGCGACCTCGACACCTACTTCACCCTCACCCGCTCGGACCGCAGACAAATTCCTCGGACGACCTCGGCCGCCAACCGCCTGGGATTCGCCCTGCAACTCGGTGCGCTCCGCTTCCTGGGCTTCTGCCCCGACGACCTGAGCACCATCCCCGAGGCGGTCGTCGCCTACGTGGCGCGGCAACTCGACTTCGCCCCGGGCGAGATGGCGCGGTATGGCCGGCGGGGGCAAACGCGGACGGAGCACCTCCGGCAGATCCGGTCCCACCTCGGTTTCCGCAAGCCCACGGCCGGAGAGATGGCTCAACTGGAAAGCTGGCTCGTGGACCGCGCCCTGGAGCACGACCGACCCACCTTGCTCCTGCAGCAGGCCTGCGAGCACCTGCTCAGCATCCGGATCGAGCGGCCGGGGGTCACTCAGCTGGAACGGATCGTCGCCTCGGCCCGACGGCGAGCCCAGCAGCAGACCTGCGGTCGATTGGCGCCGATCCTGACCAAGGACTGCAAGGCCCGGCTCGACGGCCTGCTGACCGTCGACGCCGACATCGGGCGATCCAGCCTGGCCTGGCTCCAGCAATCTGCAACGACGTACTCGCCGCAAATGATCCTCGCCACTCTGGAAAAGCGGGCCCGCTGCCGGCAATGGGGGGTCGATCGCTGGGACGTGTCGGCGCTGACCCCGAACCGCCTGAAGTTCCTGGCCCAGATCGCCCGCCGGTCCACGAACCAGGCCCTCCAGCGGATGCCCGAGCAGCGGCGTTACCCGATCCTCGTCGCCTTCCTCTACCAGACCCTGATCGACCTGACCGATGAGGCCCTCGACCTGTTCGACCGCTGCCTCGCCGAGGCGTACCACCGGGCCGGTCGCGACCTGGAGGACTTCCGGCTCTCGGTGGCCCGCTCGACCAACGAAAAGGTCCAACTCTTCCGGGAGATCGGCCGGGCGGTCCTCGACCCCAAGGTCAAGGACGCGGACCTGCGCCGCACCATCTACCGCCGCATCACCCCGGATGAACTCCGGGACGCCGTCGAGGAGTCCGACCGGATCATCCGGCCCCTCGACGACCACTACTTCGATTTCCTGGAGAGCCGCTACACCTACCTCCGCCAGTTCACCCCCGAGTTCATCGACGCGATCACATTTCGCTCCAGCGGCGATCCGGCCCTGATCAAGGCCGTGGACCTGCTCCGTCAGCTCAACGCCGAACGACGACGCGTCCTCCCCGATGAAGCGCCACTCGAGTTCGTTCCCGCGAGGTGGCGGCCGTATGTCAACGACAATCCCGACCCGACGAAGCGCCGCCATTACTTCGAGCTCTGCGTGCTCTGGGAGTTGCGAGGTGCCCTGCGGGCCGGTGACGTGTGGCTGGCGGGCAGCCGTCGCTACGCCGACCCCCAGACGTATCTGATCCCGCGGGAGGAGTGGCCCGGCCTCCGCACAGAGGTGTGTCGGGAGATTCAGGCACCGGAAGACGGGACGGACCGTTTGCGTGAGCGTGAGCAGGAGCTGAGCGGGCTATTGGACCGGGTCGAGGCTTTGCTCGCCAAGGGCGGAGACGTTCGTATGGAGGGCAACGACCTGGTGGTCTCCCCCTTGGAGGCGGAGCAGAAGTCGGAGAGCACGGCGGAGCTGGAACGACTCATTGATGAGCGGTTGCCGTTGGTCGAGCTGAGCGAGCTGCTGATCGAAGTCGACGGCTGGACGCGCTTCAGCGACGACTTCGAGCACGCCGGGGGGACGGAGCGGCGAATCCGTGAAATACGAAATCATCTCTATTCGTCGGTCCTTGCCTAG
- a CDS encoding SOS response-associated peptidase family protein: protein MCGRYALHAHRRAIAEAFDLDPDEVPELPRRYNVAPTQDVLAVRSGSEGVGGGWRRSAGG, encoded by the coding sequence ATGTGTGGAAGATACGCCCTGCACGCCCACCGCCGGGCCATCGCCGAGGCCTTCGATCTCGACCCCGACGAGGTCCCCGAGCTGCCCCGGCGCTACAACGTCGCCCCCACCCAGGACGTCCTCGCCGTCCGCTCCGGATCCGAGGGGGTCGGCGGCGGCTGGCGACGCTCCGCTGGGGGCTGA
- a CDS encoding helix-hairpin-helix domain-containing protein — MPPLRLVVDRFEGRSKHLAVLVAEDGHTAVLPRDLLPEGTRGGEVLVVSLAPADDAKPPGPSGSAVDVNTAPVGDLKKLPGVGPVLADRIVDARPYGSVDDLSRVVGLDAASLERLRPLASAGSATRGPQSPSAPIRLRVERPAEGPGGDVRLATEDGREVVLPGDLLPGPAGAGG, encoded by the coding sequence ATGCCGCCCCTGCGCCTCGTCGTCGACCGATTCGAGGGCCGCTCCAAGCATCTCGCAGTCCTGGTCGCCGAGGACGGCCACACCGCCGTCCTCCCGCGCGACTTGCTGCCCGAGGGAACGCGCGGCGGCGAGGTGCTTGTCGTCTCGCTCGCCCCCGCGGACGACGCCAAGCCGCCCGGCCCGAGCGGATCGGCCGTCGACGTCAATACCGCCCCCGTCGGGGACCTCAAAAAGCTCCCCGGCGTCGGTCCCGTCCTGGCCGATCGCATCGTCGACGCCCGGCCGTACGGCTCGGTCGACGACCTATCGCGGGTCGTGGGGCTCGACGCGGCGTCGCTGGAGAGGCTTCGACCGCTCGCCTCGGCTGGCTCAGCGACCAGGGGGCCCCAGTCGCCATCGGCGCCGATCCGGCTGCGGGTCGAACGGCCGGCCGAAGGGCCGGGAGGGGACGTCCGCCTGGCGACCGAGGACGGCCGGGAGGTCGTCCTGCCGGGCGACCTGCTGCCGGGCCCGGCCGGGGCAGGGGGGTGA